From a region of the Oryza sativa Japonica Group chromosome 6, ASM3414082v1 genome:
- the LOC4340403 gene encoding putative glycine-rich cell wall structural protein 1 — protein sequence MARTKFVALSFVVLLSIGLSNALPRKYASAGGGGGGGGGGGGSGNGSGWGSGSGSGYGQASGPGGYASGGGGGGGGGGGGGNGGSGYGSGSGSGYGQAGGYGPYGGYAQGGGGGGGGGGGQNGGSGYGSGSGSGYGQAGGYGPYGGGAYAQGGGGGGGGGGGQNGGSGYGSGSGYGQAGGYGPYGGGYAQGGGGGGGGGGGQNGGSGYGSGSGSGYGQAGGYGPYGGYAQAGGQGGGGGGGQSGPGGSGSGSGSGSGSGSAGWHP from the coding sequence ATGGCCAGAACCAAGTTTGTAGCTCTTAGCTTCGTCGTGCTACTGAGCATTGGGCTGTCCAATGCTTTGCCACGGAAATATGCTAGCGccgggggcggcggtggaggagggggaggtggtggtgggtcAGGGAATGGTTCTGGATGGGGATCTGGCTCTGGCTCTGGGTATGGCCAGGCAAGTGGACCCGGTGGGTATGCTagtggaggcggtggtggtggaggaggcggtggtggaggcggaaaTGGTGGATCTGGGTATGGTTCAGGATCTGGTTCTGGGTATGGTCAAGCTGGAGGATATGGGCCTTATGGAGGCTATGCTcaaggaggtggcggtggtggcggaggcggcggtggacaaAATGGTGGGTCTGGGTATGGTTCAGGTTCCGGTTCTGGCTATGGTCAGGCCGGTGGATATGGTCCTTACGGTGGTGGAGCATATGCtcaaggaggtggcggcggtggaggcggcggtggtggtcaaAATGGTGGTTCTGGATATGGTTCCGGTTCTGGCTATGGTCAGGCCGGGGGATATGGTCCATATGGTGGAGGATATGCtcaaggaggaggcggtggtggaggtggtggtggtggacaaAATGGCGGGTCAGGGTATGGCTCAGGCTCTGGTTCCGGATATGGTCAAGCTGGTGGATATGGGCCATACGGCGGATATGCTCAAGCAGGCGGTcaaggtggtggcggtggtggtggacaaAGTGGCCCAGGCGGTAGTGGTTCCGGAAGTGGCTCAGGAAGTGGATCCGGATCCGCCGGTTGGCACCCATAG